In Oscarella lobularis chromosome 5, ooOscLobu1.1, whole genome shotgun sequence, the genomic window TGTCGGCCGATTTCAAACAAGACATCGTCTACGAGCCGGGAACGCAGCCTTAGGTCGAATTGATTTTTACAAAAACTATGTCTTCATCTGTTCCGTGGCACTTTCTTGCCTGTTCGAACACCTCAAGTGATGTGTGAGTCGGTCCTGGGAATACTGCGTAAAAAATGTGTAATGTTGTCCTTGTGGCGTACCTTGTTCCAGAGCGGGATCGTGGTACGCTATCGTTCGTTTGGATTTGTTGTATCCACACACTACGATATAGTGCCCTAATCATGCGTGATTGTCAACGCAATGCAGTGCAAGAAGGGTCTTGCGTACCAGCAtactcttcgtctttgtttGAATGTCGGTTTCTCTTTTCAGAGTGAAAGAATCGGAAGCAACAGGAAGTCTGTGATTCGCCGCTGTTCAGAGTGATTGAGTCTACTAGTACGATAGCCACTTTGTTCTCTCTAAGATGCTTgtcgatttcgtcaatgGTTACCGATCTAATGTCATAATTAGGTAAGAAATAATGCGAGCTAAAGTAAccttttttcaattttcaacCCAGTTTTGTCCGCGTCTCTAAACAGCTGATTCACCCTGGCCTCTTCAGAATTGAAATCTTCTCTGTAGAACCGCTATCAAACAATTGTTTGAAAGGGTGTAGAAGAGAAACTTTGAAGTCCTCACCTTCTCCGCATACGTTTCGTCGACTCCCAACGTGACAGTACAGTACAAATGTTCCACGCCGAATTTCTGCAGTAGACATGCTACATCTATTGTCCATACACTAGAAACGGCTCAATGGAGCTGCCGAGTAGCTACTAAAGAGCTGTCCAACTTAGTCTCAAAAGCCAGTTCGCGGCATTTCTCGGAAAATTCATCGGAGGAGAAACGATGGCCTAAAATGGTTCTAGTCGTGGAACAGGAACGCGTTACGCGCTAGCCTATTGACGAATGAACAAACTTTAGAACCATCTGCGCCGAAGCTAGTCCACAGTCCCAGTTTTTGACTTGCTGGACGTGTTGAATCGCCATCATGTTTATGTTGTGACTCCGCCTACATTTTCGCGCATGCTTCGAGCCTCCGCGTTTCGATAGGCGAAAATCCTTCGTAATCTTCGCAATCGGCACACTTTCCGATGCTTCATGGGTTCAATTGGAATACCTGTTAAGCTTCTTCACGAAGCCGTCGGTCACATTGTGACGTTAGAGACCGATTTGGGCGAAATTTATCGCGGAAAGTTGTTCGCCGCCGAAGACAACATGAACTGCCAATTGCAGCACGTTACGGTGACGGGAAGAGATGGTCGCGTCACGCAGCTCGAGCAAGTGTTCATACGAGGCAGCAAAGTGCGATTTCTCATTCTTCCGGACATGCTGAAAAACGCGCCGATGTTTACGAAAggagcgaagaagaacgtcgctCAAGCTGCAGGCAGAGGAGGTGGAAAAGCAGCTCTACTAAGAGCAAGAAGTAAGTCGCacgagaaacgacgattttgaatAATTGtataattgattattgacTATAATTTAGCTGGAAGAGGTAGAGGCAGAGGCGGACCACCTCCCATGGGCAGAG contains:
- the LOC136186935 gene encoding small nuclear ribonucleoprotein Sm D3-like, which produces MGSIGIPVKLLHEAVGHIVTLETDLGEIYRGKLFAAEDNMNCQLQHVTVTGRDGRVTQLEQVFIRGSKVRFLILPDMLKNAPMFTKGAKKNVAQAAGRGGGKAALLRARTGRGRGRGGPPPMGRGGPPGPPGRR
- the LOC136186931 gene encoding protein GUCD1-like; translation: MMAIQHVQQVKNWDCGLASAQMVLKTILGHRFSSDEFSEKCRELAFETNVWTIDVACLLQKFGVEHLYCTVTLGVDETYAEKRFYREDFNSEEARVNQLFRDADKTGLKIEKRSVTIDEIDKHLRENKVAIVLVDSITLNSGESQTSCCFRFFHSEKRNRHSNKDEEYAGHYIVVCGYNKSKRTIAYHDPALEQGPTHTSLEVFEQARKCHGTDEDIVFVKINST